From Quercus lobata isolate SW786 chromosome 11, ValleyOak3.0 Primary Assembly, whole genome shotgun sequence:
CCAAAGGGGTAGGTGGGAACTGAaacttttatcaaaattaacaaaccaaGAATGAGTCATATTTTCATCTTGGTGTAGCATGAACTTGAACCAAGCATGGATGTAGTCATGGTAAGAATAAGGGGTAGTCCAGCCAGGTAGAGGCTTTGTAGAAGCAGGATTGAGTCCCCATTTTTCTTCAGTGACAATATCAAGTAGGATAACACTATGGTAAATAATTTTGGATGTATCAACTTTATCAGATATAGGTTTGATAAATATTGGCTTTTCATGGAACAAGATAGCAGAATAATATCTTAAATCTTTGTGTTCAAGAATCCAGTGGAAGTTCCGAGGAAAATAACTTGTAGCAAGTTTGAGGGGATCTTTGATCAAGGCCCTATTAGGCTCAATAGAGAACATTTTTTGGCGATATTGTTTTGAAACATATTGGGAAGCATTGGGGTTTCTGGAGAAGGTGGTTTTAACAGGTTGGTTAACAAGGACTATAGCATATGGGTCATAAGAGGATGCTAACACAGTAGAGTAGTTTTGTTTGGGGATAGTACCTAAGGCAGTAAAACGATTAGCAATGTCAACAAGGGAAGCAAGTTCTTGTTTAGCAAGTGGTTTAGGAGAATCTATAGCAGGGTGTTTGTCTTTCGACCTTCTACTTGCCATTGTGGCACTGCAGGAATTCACGAgtaaggaaatcagggataGCATTTTGAGAGCCTTTAATaaattcaatatcaaaataaaaaacacttaaaatagcttgccatctggcaaaaatttgttttgaagcaatattttcaacatccTTTTCTATAACATATTTAGCACTCTTGCAATCAATTcgcaataaaaaattttgatttagcaaatcactttgaaatttggAAATACATAATACTacagataaaatttcttttttaatagtactataatttatTTGTGCATTATTCCAGACTCCTAAATGGAAATGAACAATTTGTTCAGATAAGTCTTGAGAAACACGTTGTTTCAGAATACCTCTATAGCTAATGTTAGCGGCATcagtttcaacaattttgaaagcatCAATAGCAGGGATACCGagaaaaagtagagttttaacATGGGACTTGATTTGTTTGACAAGAAAAGTATGAATATCAGTCCAAGGCAGAGGATTATTTTGTAAACGATCAAATAGAGGCTTACATTGCTTTCTCAAGTCCTTATAGAAGTCAGCAATGTAGTTTAAGGACCCAAGGAATCTTTGTAGGTGAGTTTTATCAATAATGACATCAGGAAACTTATCAACAAACTAAATGGCTTTGTCGATGGGACAGATTTGTCCTTCAGAAATGTCATAGCCAAGGAAACAGACTTTTGTTTGAAATAGATTGATTTTCTTAGCAGAGACAATAAGACCATTGCAGTTGATGGTATCAAGGAATGAATATAGATGTTTCCAATGTTCATCAAGGGATTTGGAGTAGACAAGAACATCATCAATGTAAACAAGGGTGAAATGACTAAAGGAATTGAAGATATCATTCATAATGTTTTGGAATTCACTAAGAGCATTCTTAAGGCCAAAAGGCataacattccactcataatgtcCAAAAGGGGTGGTGAAACACGTTGTTTCAGAATACCTCTATAGCTAATGTCAGCGGCATcagtttcaacaattttgaaagcatCAACAGCAGGGATACCGAGACAAAGTAGAGTTTTAACATGGGACTTGATTTGTTTGACAAGAAAAGTATGAATATCAGTCCAAGGCAGAGGATTATTCTGTAAACGATCAAATAGAGGCTTACATTGCTTTCTCAAGTCCTTATAGAAGTCAGCAATGTAGTTTAAGGACCCAAGGAATCTTTGTAGGTGAGTTTTATCAATAATGACATCAGGAAACTTATCAACAAACTAAATGGCTCTGTCGATGGGACAAATTTGTCCTTCAGAAATGTCATAGCCAAGGAAACAGACTTTTGTTTGAAATAGATTGATTTTCTTAGCAGAGACAATAAGACCATTGCGCTTGATGGTATCAAGGAATGAATATAGATGTTTCCAATGTTCATCAAGGGATTTGGAGTAGACAAGAACATCATCAATGTAAACAAGGGTGAAATGACTAAAGGAATTGAAGATATCATTCATAATGTTTTGGAATTCACTAAGAGCATTCTTAAGGCCAAAAGGCataacattccactcataatgtcCAAAAGGGGTGGTGAAAGCAGTTTTGTATTTGTCAGCTTCACTGATTTGGACTTGCCAAAACCCAGATTTCAtatcaaatttagaaaatatgacAGTGTAACTTAGCCTCTGCACTAGGTCATTCTTGTTAGGGATAGGATACCTAATCCATTCTAATACTTTGTTTAGAGGCTTGTAATTAATAACTAAGCGAGGAGTCCCtctttcaatttcaacatttttttgaaCATAGAAAGCATCACAAGACCAGGGGGACTTACTATTCCTAATCAGCTTTTTCTCAAGtaaatcttgaatttcttttttaaaaaattcaacagTTTCAGCATTCATTTGGATGGGTCGAGCCTTagtaggaattttttttcattaaaatctttAACATAAGGCAAATTAACAATATGCCTTTTTCTATGCCAGAAAGCATTAGGGATATCAAAACAAACATCATTTATGAGTGTCTTACGAAAGTTATCAATTTTGgattataatattttatcaGAAAGTTGTTCAGCAATCTTCTTATATCTAATCTCTTGCTTAAGAAAATTTAGGTGTTTGGTTTTAGCATGAATCAGGTTCAAAGAGGCATCagtatcaatttcaaattttgaaacaaatttgaatttgactTTCTGCCCAAAAGGGTTAGTAGTTATACCATCATGTTTAGTAAGAAaaggatataaaatatttatgaaagGAATGCtgagaatcactttatcagtcatatttttaataagaacagaaggaattttaaaacaaacattgtcatGGCATACATGAGCagtatttatttcatatttaattttcatttgggTGCCATTAGCAAAAAACAGTTTCTCAGTgaatttttcataatatttggAAGGAATTATTCATTCTTGAATGCAATTCATATCAGCACCAGAGTCAATCATAGCAACAACATTGAATTCATATTCATGGCAGATAacagttttaacttttgaaaaccaTTTTGGAGGGATCAATTTGTTGATAAGACTAAGTCTATTATTAGTAGAGGCAGTATTAGAAAGAGGAGCTTCATGGCTGGGGCCGTCTTCATCTTTCTGCTCATCACGCTCGCAATCAGATTGTTCATTATCAAgttgtttatcaatttttaaaagtaacaTTTCTTGTTTTAGGTCAAAGTTATcatttgtaacattttttaaattattttttagctcaatgatttctttcttaataatagtaatttcaTGTTATGAATCATTAATAGTTATCTCCTTGGATTTCTtcttattaaatctttccaaagtttcatCAAGACTTATttttgctttcattttcttatcattttcaTCTTTAATCAGGGTTTTCTTGAGCTTTTTATGATACTCTTCTTTTAGTGCAGGATTATCAATTTGgcttattaaatttataagcaaattttcttgttcttctcaTTTGGTCAAAACATCAATTGTTTTGTGCCATTTGGAGAGAACATTAATAGTATTGCAACAagtctctacaaccaattttaatattaggggTATCAGAAGGCTAACTGTTAGAGTGATAGCCAAAATCAGTTGAGGAGAGAAAATCATCTTTCGATGAATCAGATGAAGCAGAAGATCTTGATTCAAGTATTCAAAACAAATCTTCTTTATCACTGTCATTGATATTTAACAGATTGAGCTTATTCTTCAATTTACCAGGTTTTTGTTTGCAGTTTTTACTAAAGTgaccaaatttcatgcaattgaAACAATTTCCTTTACCATATTTTTGCTTATCATGTTTCTTATggacatttttcttcttatcatAAAATTTACTAGTTTTAGTAAAACgtcttttatatcttttatatttataatctTTGTGGGCCTTATCTTGTCTCTTATTCCGTTTTTACCTAGAAGGGGTAATGGGGGGTAGaccatattgttcacaaaaattacccatttcatatttagtttttttactattttttaattgttgttttaacattttttggtCATTACACATTGTTAAGACacatgtgaatcatgttaggaatatatgtcaatatagaattggctaatcctttgacaaaatgcactttacttgtaattgggtagatctaggatgtgtttaatgtttcaaggaataagagttcaagtccaagtgttaaagccatgcaagtttgtccaagaatcaagtgaagaagtgctagattttaaagctcaacagctagctcgataaatagtatctatcgaggtttaaaaggcagtTTAGCTCaatgctcgacagctgctcgatagataccctatctatcgagatttatgaaaatcaaacttttagTTCTGATTTTTATCTAATCCGTGTATagatgtttgagctttcttttctcacaaccctaaacatatataatgattattttatgGGCCGTCATAGCGGATGCAAGTGAGTGCAACTTGATGTAAAGGTTTTACACAAGTATATTGTAATCGGAGACAATTTTCCCtggttcatctttctcttcaagaagctgaTGCATTTGTAtgccgtagggttttgtgaccaaggagtttcgtgattttcatcgtgtggatgaactgaagaactttgcagccaacatctttctcaagttggtgtgtaagccgcatactaggatccgtgcattgattgattagtcatgtactggaagctgtgcattaaaaggagagattgttactacagaataaatccaattgggtattggggtaaggattcaactgtaggttggtataaggtactgagattcctttacttgtaaccgcttgttgtgataatagtggattctcgagagtggtgactttaaaatcacccggtgaggTTTTTGCCTTAGAgattttccctattcgtaaataagtccaattgggtattgggtaagggtttaactgtaggttggtataagatactaggattcttttacttgtaaccgcttgttgtgataatagtggattctcgggagtggtgactttaaaatcactcggtggggtttttgccttagaggttttccccattcataaacaaatcaccgtgttaacTTTATTTTGcgctgcatattaacttagtgggtgatttgtttgtactaccacatgtattgcatgttaattaacttaattaattcacttggctaattaattggttaatttatcacaaggggtcaatacattcttggcctatcacacatgttaataccaagttttttaatagtgcacaatatatatatatatatataaatatttatttatttatcattgtGCTAGGAAGACCACAATGATAATGATCAATTTATAATACTCAGTGTGACTATGAAAGCCAAAATAATTACCTCACTCACTTAGATAAGATAATAATCAATAATCACTATTGTTGAGTGTTTCTATGTGTAAGCACGGGTTATAAGTTGGTTTGGTTTATATGGCTAGCCCTAAGGTTATAAAGATAATAATATCAATTGGAcaccataattatatatatgtgtatatatatatatatagagagagagagagagagagagagagatgggtttaagttacaccgATGTAATtctaaagagttacacattttttaaaccattggatttaagtagatccaacggttaaaaaaaagaactctcattattacaaatatttttattagaatctCATTAATTACCCTCACTTATTAACTTCTAAACCTAACAAAATTTGACGTCTGACTCTCTCTATCtatgtttctctttctctccgtttgtctctctctctctctacattcTAAACctacgtttctctctctctatctccttCTCCATTGCTCCTCCACCATTGTTCCACCTCTACAGGTtgttggccaaaaaaaaaaaaaaactgtttctatttttcctttcttttctgttgtgagtgcttttttttttttttttttttttttttttcttctctctcttctctctctctctggtttGGGAGGTACCGACGAAGGCACAGCCGTAGTTGAAGCCCCTACAGGCATTGTAGCTATGAAGAGCACTCTCATGGGGGACACGTATGATGAAAGGGATATTATCACGATGAAAGGGATTATTATCACGAAAGTCATCTTTAACTAGTTTCTTTGCTTCCAGCTTCCATTTAGTCTTTGTATTCCTTTTAAAAATCAGTTGCTATCAAGATTTCACCgtttcatctcttccctcttttcCTCTCAACTAGATCTCTTTTATCCTTATTTGTCAACTAGTCAATTTCTTATGGGATTAGGATCCACTGGGTGCGAGCGACTGTAGTtactaatctatatattactaaaagttgaagcgtagcatttaatgttgttaCGCTCACATTGAGCCACATCAGTAGCTATGtcattctcattttctttcctaaatttatcctacaattttaaaatattaataaaactaaaattatttccaaCCTATCTCCACCTAAAGCCCACTTCttctaatctatatattactaaaagctgaagcgtagcatttaatgttgctacacTCACATTCAGCCATGTCAGCAGCTATgtcattcttattttttttcctaaatttatcctacaattttaaaatattaataaaactaaaattatttccagcctatctccacaatAAAGCCCACTTCTTCTAAATTTAATTCTAActtaaaacccaaacccaagcTTTCTAAACTGAAAACCCTTAGAAAACCACAATTACAACCTCTGGATTTCCTTCCCTTATGTTTCTCACGTGTTCCTTCCCCTTACCCTTCCCACCTTCTAATGGCATATTCTTCAGTGGCCACATCATCCACTTATTTTTTACATCTTCTTTACTCACTTTTATTCTCcctattagaaaaaaaaaaaaaaaaaaactcttaccCTCCCTATTAGTCCATATTTGCTGTTACACTTCTTTCAACCTTTCCCCTCCCTCCTTAGCTCTATATCTCCCTACTACTCTCTACTTTACCATTACTccatcattttctctttcttatattttgattcttcttctccctattttattttgtataaatttgatatcacTTCTtacattcaatccatatttttccaacaaaaaaactgtgagtactctctctctctctctcaatggatttttgttctttcttataactttGATTaagggtgatttttttttttttttaattttttttttttaaaattttaaatactagCTGTTGACCTATGTGATGCATGgtatagtttaacaaaaataatattttttacttttacaaaGACAcatttttttagacaaaactatataacaaaaataatattttttgcttttacaaAGACAcatttttttagacaaaattgtttaaaaacaaataaaatttcactttactttaaaataatatttgtatGTAAACTATTTAAAATTCATATCTTACTATCTTAGGCTGAAATAAATAGACAGATGTCAAAACTTACATatgctaaaatttagattttggTTATATCGCATACTAGAGCAGTTCATGCCTATTTGAAAACATTGAATCTGGGCAGCAGGTAGTAAGTGGTCATGGTTTTATATTCCACTTAGAATAGAAACTGATGTGACTTACATTTAGCTCAAACAACACATTATCTTCTTGACCTACTCTCCACCTTACAAACACTGCTCCAATCACTCAAACATCATTAATTTTGGACAAACCAGCTTTCCAAACTTAACGACGCATATTTTCCAATCGCTACAGCGACCAAACATCAGTAAACAAGAAATCCAAAATGAggtgttctttatttttaaacctttttattttttttggttggaaacAGCATCCTGTATTCCTAAGAAGCCAAACAAAAAGGGgacaaatatcaaatatcaaatatcaatacCCCATTTTGGCTCTCCCAAAATCATTTTGATCGATATATCATAAAACGAGTACCAACCTCACTCAAAATTGAATATTAATGACAGACTATGCACCCGGGTTTCTATAGTAGTTTGCGTTAGAGCTAGAGTGATTTgcaaaagaaatcaaacgtcctctctctctctcttccatgtTTTAGGTAATTTTCAATGCACACGATGTTGAATTGGTTTCGACTTAGCCTGTTATGTAGAACTGGGcaccaaaaagtcaaaaacagaGCTGCAAATTTTCAGGTAACTTATTTTTCCTTCACCCCAAGACTTCCATCATTCTCCCATGTTATGTAAAATAAAAGCAGATTACaaagcaagaagaaaaaaaaaaatcataataacaataaaaataacctCTTTTTACGTTATCCAAAAATATGAGAGAACTAAATCCGGAAAGACAAACTCCAAAAACAGGACATTCAACTAGAACCCTCTCTCATGTATGGTGCCAAAATCTAATAACCCCTAGCTCTCTATGAATCCATTTCCAGGAAAATCCAGATCATGCTACAGCAGCAAATGTTGTGATAGCCCAGTCACTAATCGCCAGCATGCTTGGCCTTTGTGTGGGACTGAAGACCAACTTCAGAGCCGAAAGTCCTGTGCATATATAGAGAAGCAGTGAGACTAGAAAGCAACCTCAGTTATAGAATTGGAGAAAAGTGGAGTGAGTAAACATACTTGCTGCAGGTCTGGCAAGAGAATGAACCACCAGATTTTGGGGACTTCTGCTTAGATTGCTCACTAGTTGCAGAGTCTTTGCACCCTTCTTGGAAGGATGTGGAGTCTCTGTATGACCACCGACCTTCTTACCATCTAAagcatataaacaaaaaataggaAATCATGTTAAAGGTGCAGAATTTAGTAAGCTTTTCTCAGAAAATTATTGATTCCAATCATGTCACAGGAAGATACATATTTCCAGAAAAATAATTGATTCCAATCATGTCACAACAAAAGGCGTGACCTATTTGCGTGGACAAGAGATGAAACAATTGATGTGGAATTAAACACACATGAAAAGAGAGTGAGACTGTTGCAGACATAGATATTTTTCCATGTGATCAACTTTGATTTTTTAGGAAACAAATAACACAACCAGAATAAGAAATGGAAGGTCAACTTTGATTGTAGGGACAAAACATGCATGATCATCAAACCCGTGGACCCTTAGTTTAAAAAGCAAGCAACCACAAATTTGGACAACATAGAAACAAACTCACCAGTTTTTTGAGTAGCAGCTGCTTTTGCATTTTTAGTAGGGACTGGAGTTTTAGTTGCGGATTCAGAAGGTCTCTTCTTGCTTGATTCAACCTTCAACAAAAAGAGGTGAtatcaacaatttataaaaacatcAGCAACgtcaaaaatattcaaatagaTAGAAGAGAGAGTTATAGAGAATACAAGATATATTTCTATACCTTCTTAGGTGTCTCTTCAGgctcatcatcatcctcagcaGAACCAAAAGACATATCCTAATCACCActaatatcatcatcatcatcctgcaacacattaaaatttaaagctggtaaaattattttcaattagcatattaaaaacagaaaatgtAAAGCCTACGGAGCAACATAAAGATAAAGGTGCAATCAGCAACGCTGTAATTGCATAAAGTAGTCATTGCATCATGGCAAGGACCCAAGACAGGCTACGTAAGAATTCTTATCCATTAAAATCTACAACACATTGATATCAATCTTGTATGAAATTCAATAACCAAAATTTTCCCCCTAAGCAGAATAATTTGAAGAAATATAGATAAAGGGCTtgtagaaaaaaacaaaaattgatccTTCAGAACACTCCCAAACACAATTTTTACGGGGAAAATTTTGTGAGTGCCTTCGTCTgtcccgtttttgctagaacCACGTCCCCCATGAGAGCGCTCTTCATAGCTACGATGCCTGTAGGGGCTCCGACTTCAGCTTCGACTGCGGCCGTGCCTTCGTCGTCGTCGGTACCTCCCAgaccagaaaaaagaaaaaaacagaaacttAATCATATTGTACCCTTTATACAAAGTTTAATAATGGGTATCCCAAGGTAGGGGGGCTAAGTGGGCCTTCCTAGTTCGAGATCTTTGTGTGAATCTTGGCAAAATCCAGGGCTTTTTTACCTTGCAACTTGCTTGTTACATAGTGTTTACTTTACTATCCATGATTGTACCTTCTATACTTGCATGGGGATGCAAGTATAGAAGGTACAATCATGGAGAGTACAGTATCTCCATGCAAGTATAGAAGGTACAATCATGGAGACCAAAACACTAGTTGATGATAGAGCTGTGGCTAGTGTTGGCCTCTCTGTCATGTCCCTTACAAATCTTTCTGGAATTGTAGTTGGCTTAGCGTTTCTTAGTTCTTGGACATTATCAATGTGCCCAACCTTGACTGGAGAAAGGGGTACAGGGGCCATAGGAATAGAACTTAGGGGTAAGTGAATGCAGAGAGGTTTTACTTGGTCACCCTACTCTTGCACAaacctctatttatagagggaggaaaataaatacaaatctAAGCactttgttgggctttttttttttctttttttaatataaagttTGTATCTAATTCTTTGGGGACCCACATTATACATCTTATAAAATTGAGGTACATATTCTAAAATCTCATTTTTGCTCGTAATATTAATTGAGTCATACATGTAACCCCTTTCATATACCGACTAAATGTCTGGTTGCAATTGGAGCACAAACAAGGCCACTAAATCAACCAAATGATAAACATAAGGTACCTCTTGGCTCTTACTGCAtcacttgtttttttttgggggggggggggggtggtgcgGAGGAGGGGGTGTCCTTTTATGTATGATATCATTGATATCATCATTTGTATGAAAacattatacatacatacatatatgtgtgCTTTAAGATCATGGAATCTAATAGTACTGGTACTGATTGTCTCTTGTGGCAGACTTATGCGAGTGGTTGTAAGTTGGGGCCATTCTCAAATTGTGCAAGTAGTAGATGTCTCCATTTCTGCAGACCAAATCTAGtgttgttttccctttttccatACTAGCTATCACTTAAGGCTCTATGCTTTCTAAGCCCCTCTATTAAGTATGTTCCAAGATCCCTTTTGGAAAGCATGAAATAAGAAAAGTAGCCACTCAATCTTTAGTGCTCGTAGCTAGAGACCCCTACTTAGTCATGCTTTGGGAAGATAAGCTTCAGAGAAAAGAGTCAACGATGAACTAAGAAATATTTAAGAAgaaggctgccaccaccacattaaatgtattACACCTAACCAACTAGCCACATTTATGTGGAAGTAATGCCTAAACAGTGATGTTCAGCCTTACAGCAACACACCAATTTTCTAGGAAGgttctgatgggacaagcatccagGATATCATTTACAGAGTTAACAGGTGGAAGGCTGGGATTGAGAAGAATAGGACTATATAAGAAAAAGGTTCCAGTGAGAAATGGGGCatgaaaaagggagagaaaacaAACAGAGAACATTttgtacttaaaagaaaaagcctGAGTTAATATAAGAACActccctcctcggacttgacCGAGGATCGTAATTCCATTCAAGTTGTGCTTTCTTATCCTTCTAGCACGATTCCAATCTATCATGGTCTGTACTTGACTTGTTGAGTTTCTTACTTATAAAATACACTCTCTATAACAAATATATTGATTTGGGCTCGTTGGGCCATTGTCCACATCCGTTGGGTTGAGGGTCTCATGCAAGTccttacaaaatatatatatatatatatatatatttatatatatatatctcctaATTAATTAAGGATTGCATCCCTAATGTGTTGTATCTTGTTTGGGTCCATGCTCTTAAACTTCTATTAAAAAAGCCTTATAGTTTAAtggtatttaaatatttttattcctGAGTAACCGTATTAAATATTAAAGActgattctaaaaaaataataatctctTTGTGTTATGCTTATAGGGCTTTCATTTTAGGTTTTTCAAGGGTGTTCTAGATGGCTTAGAGTAAGAAGGTATTATAAGATTTCTAGAAAAAGAAGTGTCTAGGGTTTATACTttcttcaattgaaaattttaaattaaaataaaatattaattaagtaaACTGATTACTTTCCTGCTTACCATTCTAAAGTATCAACTATCAAGTACCAACCAATTCATgaggttttatgtttttggattGAGATCCCGTGCAATATCCAGGTGGTTggatatattttatgtttattttggtttatttgtgcaatttcacaaatttcttttatggataggatttaattttttctttctttctttttaaagacCTGTCAATTGCATACATATAAAATCAAGGccatcatttaaaataaaaagaaggggggggggggggggggggtgcttGGTACTATTTAATTGTTCTCTACAAATCAccaacacacatatataaagccaaaattgagagaaaatccaattaaaattaaaatttgaagcctaattttgcatcacatgtcctatttaaattttaaattttttgtgccAAAAAGACCACAATGATAATGATCAATTTATAATACTCAATGTGAAAGTCAAAAAAATGACCTCATTCACTTAGATaagataataattattattgttgagTGTTTCTATGCATAAGCacgggttacaagctagtttgGTTTATATGGCTGGCCTAAGATTATAAAGATAATCATATCAATTGGGCACTATAATTCTATGTatataaaaatttcttataaaaaaaaaaattataccaaaggccacaatttatatttttttagacaaatgatgatatttttttagcaTGAATGATGATTGTGGACCTACCATTACACCAGATGCTAATCAATATTGAGCATTGATATTTCCTCGAGAATTTTGCAAACACTATGTTGAAAGAGGAATAAAGTACATTTGCATCTTCAATTACCTTTGTTTTATCATTCTAGAAAAGATCAAGCTTTCTCATTATAACCTTTCTAGCTAGTTCAAGCATTTCTTCTCTAAAGATTCTATTAAGAatactttatcatttttcacAAACTTATATTATTAAGTTAATTATagtttcattctcaaaaaaagaaaaagaaaaaaaagttaattatagTTTGATATTTACTCTTTGTAGCGACTTGATATAGTCAATTGAGGATCTTCTTTTATAATGCATCTATAGATGTCTTCTACACTTCCTACCTCTGCTATCTTCATCTACCTCttggaaaaacattttttctaGAATAATCTTTGATATTCCTTCGATTCAATACCAAAGGAGTTAATCTCGTACCGGAGGCTGTATCGATTTGACTAATGGAACGATATATTTTGGTACCCGTTAATATCGATGTACCGTTTCAGGTTTAtcgttattttttatatttataaatatatatctgtgtgtgtattataataaatataaaagtttaccataaaacattacctCAATTCAGAATAAATTGTTCATGATTTTATACTTTagcatcaattaaaagaaaaaaaaaaacacacacacaatataaaaaatagaaagcttaattgttcattgcatactaagaaaacaaataatactaataagttaatgcaaataaattACCATTCTGCctttacaaaaattcaaaacttacaaaattaaa
This genomic window contains:
- the LOC115967283 gene encoding histone deacetylase HDT1-like gives rise to the protein MSFGSAEDDDEPEETPKKVESSKKRPSESATKTPVPTKNAKAAATQKTDGKKVGGHTETPHPSKKGAKTLQLVSNLSRSPQNLVVHSLARPAARLSALKLVFSPTQRPSMLAISDWAITTFAAVA